From the genome of Dehalococcoidia bacterium:
TCTCAGGTCGATACACGCCCCGAGACTGTCACGGCCCTGGCAGATGACGCGCTCAGGGGCCGCGGCGCGGTGGCGGACGCGCCTCAGCCACCGATTGCCGTCGTGAGGCCCCGAGACGCCCAGGGCGTGGCCAGCGTACTGCGGCTCGCCGGCGCTGCCGCGGTCCCGGTTGTCGTCTACGGGGCGGGCACCGGCCTCATGGGCGGCGCTCGCTCCCTCAGGCCCGGCCTCGTCCTCGATACCACCGGCCTCGATGGAGTGGACGTCCGCCCGGCAGACCGGCTTGTCTGGGCCGGCGCTGGCGCTGTGCTCGCCGACGTCGACGCTCGCCTCCGGGAGCACGGCCTCGCGCTCGGCCACGACCCCTGGACCTTCCCGGTCGCCACTGTAGGCGGACCGATCAGCACGAACGGCCTCGGCTACAAGGGCGGCCGCTACGGCGGCATGGGCGACCAGGTGCTGGCGATCGAGGCCGTGCTGGCGGACGGGACGGTCTTGCGCACACCCGCCGTGCCC
Proteins encoded in this window:
- a CDS encoding FAD-binding oxidoreductase; its protein translation is MRPRDAQGVASVLRLAGAAAVPVVVYGAGTGLMGGARSLRPGLVLDTTGLDGVDVRPADRLVWAGAGAVLADVDARLREHGLALGHDPWTFPVATVGGPISTNGLGYKGGRYGGMGDQVLAIEAVLADGTVLRTPAVPRHSTGPDLARLFVGAEGLLGVVTAAALRAFPVAERLEFLAFSFESFEAGFEAVAAICGLGLRPAFLDYGEEHASRWRGPRDEPPCLYLGFEGFAEEVEACLTRARRIATAHGGSALAEDEA